One Lacunisphaera limnophila DNA window includes the following coding sequences:
- a CDS encoding type II secretion system protein, translated as MKTPRSRRAFTLVEIMVVVTIVGLLSTLAIAGIHRVKAATTRTIVLNNLRQIYQAKEMYISSGEADPRGFMVQNMHDDGYLSESLWVACFATPASHGFSYQGGAFVPGESVWAAPTSDGGRTVGDYIFYPAKEP; from the coding sequence ATGAAAACCCCGCGTTCCCGCCGGGCCTTCACCCTCGTCGAGATCATGGTCGTCGTGACCATCGTCGGCCTCCTCTCGACGCTCGCGATCGCCGGCATCCACCGCGTCAAGGCCGCCACCACCCGCACCATCGTGCTGAATAATCTCCGTCAGATCTACCAGGCCAAGGAAATGTATATTTCCAGCGGCGAGGCCGACCCGCGCGGCTTCATGGTGCAAAACATGCACGATGACGGCTACCTCTCTGAATCCCTCTGGGTCGCCTGCTTCGCCACGCCCGCCTCCCACGGCTTCAGCTACCAGGGCGGTGCCTTTGTGCCGGGCGAAAGCGTCTGGGCCGCGCCCACCAGCGACGGCGGCCGGACCGTCGGCGACTACATCTTTTATCCGGCCAAGGAACCGTAA